The DNA region AAACTTCTGGGCAAGCTGTCTCACTTTGCttaggtatttcttcatccgatcttccttagcattacacattccatttacttggttgatgacaAGCTGTGAATCTCCTTTGACTATTATCGACTCCGCCCCTAGGAACTTAGCCAATTCCAGTCCTTTGAGtaagcttcgtactcagcctcgttattgGTGGTTTGGTACTGTAGACTAGTAGCGTACTCCAGCTTATCACCCTCTGGGGATTTGAGTATGACTCCAATTcctcctgcatatagtgtggatgatccgtctacattgataacccacctttcaactCCCTTGTCTTTGTCCAACTTGTCCTGGCTGGAggtgaactctgcaatgaaatctgctaatgccTGCACCTTTATCGCGCTCCTTGGATGGTATCTGACGTCAAACTTGCTAAGTTTCACAGCCTACTGTATTAGTcatccagcagcttccaacttgttaaTCACCTTCTTTACGGGAtgatctgttaggacgttgataatgtgagcttggaaataatgcctcagcttcctagaagccgtaatcaaggcaaaagctagcttctccatcatcgggtattgTCCTTCCGCTCCTCTCAACGCACGGCTTGTATAATAAACTGGTTTCTGgattctcccttcttctctgaccaacgctgagcttacCGCGTGTAGAGACACTGCCAAATATAAATACAGTTCTTCTCCAAGTACAGATGGACTTAGCAATGGCGCTGTCATAAGGTAAgccttcaagtcttggaaggccctttgacactcatccgtccactcaaatgccttcttgaggactttaaagaatggcaaacacttgtcagtagcttttgaTACAAACCTGTTAAGTGCGGCAACTCatccggtaagagactggacttctttgatgttcttCGGTGGCTCCATATTCaatatcgcctggattttgtctagatttgcctcaattcccttgtgcgaaaccatgaaccccaagaacTTCCCCGACGagactccgaaagcacacttgtttagatttaatttcatgttataccgccgaagtgtatcaaaagtctcttgaaggtcgtccagatgattTCCCTCGTCCAGGCTCTTGaccagcatatcatccacataaatcTCTatatttcgcccgatttgaggacgaaacatgtggttaaccagtctttggtaagtcacCCCTTCGTTCTTtaaaccgaaaggcattactttgtagcaaaacAACCAttggcttgtaatgaatgaggttttttcttgatccgcctcgtccatctttatctggttgtagcctgagaaggcgtccataaAGCTCAGCaacctgtgacctgccgtcgagtccaccagctggtcaatgcaTGGCAATGGGTAATTatccttcgggcaagctttgtttaagtcagtaaagtccacgcacatctgCCATTTTCTGTTGGCTTTCTTTACCAAGACTCCGTTCGCtaaccaatctggataataaacttctcggatgaactgcGCAGTAATCAACTTTTGGACTTCatctttgatggcattgtctcgctcaagagcaaaaactctcttcttctgacgcactggcttggaatagggacacacattcaggctgtgagtaataacacttggatcaataccaagcatgtcctcatgactccatgcaaagataTCGAcacttttcttcaaaaactggaccaaagcatactttgcctcttcttccatgctcACCCCAATTCTAGTAAACTTCTCAGGGCTGCTCTCGTCCAAAGGAACGTCTTCTAAAACCTTAGTGGGTTCCGCTGCGATCCTTCTctcgtctatactcattgcctgtaCATGCTCATCTATCACCAGCATGGCTAGGTAGCACTCTTTGGCAgccaactgatctccttgtacttggtcCACTTCGTGCTCGGTtaggaatttgatggacaagtggtaggtaaaggttaccgccttccaactattcagaGTCGGTCTTCCAATAATAGCGTTATATGACAATGCACAATTaacaacaagaaaatttacctctttggttatctgctgtggatacgCTCCAAccaccactggtaatgtgatggtgcccactggttgcaccttcattcctccaaatcccacCAATGGTGAATTCACTGGTCGAAACTGATCttgtcctagcctcatttgctggaagacGAGGTAATACAGAATGTCCgcagaactgccattgtctatcaacaccctcctagTCATGTAGTCagcaatgagtagggtgataactatcgcgtcatcatgtgggtggtgaagtcgtcccACGTCCTCATCTGTGAACGTAATGGCCTCCTCATCTGCTTCCCTTGTCCTGGGAGGTTGTCTAGACAGCTGGACGTTTTGCACCActttcaggtatgtcttcctcgacCTGGATGAATGCGCTGTCGAGGTTCCTCCCATAATTACTCTTATCTCTCCTAATGGGGGTCGTGGTGACTCCTCCACCTTAGCCTTCAGTTTCTcgtctctctggtctcgtccaaggaaattcctTAACTTTCCTTATCtgatgagattctctatctgctgcttcaaatcaaagcactcgtccaTGTCATGCCTGAGGTCTTtgtgaaagcggcaatacttgttcctgttgcgcttgttaggatctcttTTCATCTTATCCGGCCACTTTAAAGGcagatcatccttgatctgcataagtacctgctctagtggcatactcaggggtgtgtattgctgattcattgctgaggaacttgccttcttgccatccttgtcttttttctcttccGTATAGCCTTTTTTGGACGAGGGCCCTGATCTGAGTAACGCTGGTGGCCTGCTTCCAAGCACTctgctttctttctcttcttggatatgatagcgtcctcagcattcatgaaattctgggccgaatggacgagttcagccatagtctgtggttcctgctcgtagagtttatggatgaacaagttagagttgaccccattgtggaaggcggccaataacaacttgtcgtcCATTTTATCCACTgtcaaggcttctctattgAATTGGGTAATGAAAGACCGCAAACTTTCATTTTCCCCTTActctatagttagcaaactagaagaggaacgcttgtgacgttgccctccaatgaaatttttgacgaacaacttactcaattcCTCGAATGAGCCCACGGAGTTTGGGAgtattttgctgaaccacacccgtgctggtcccttaagtgtggtagggaaagctatgcacataatctcgtctgggaccccttgaaggtgcatggtcgtcttgaaagtagcaatgtgatcacacgggtcacgattttcatcatacgaatccaaggaaggcattttgaacttcggaGGTAAGGGTGACTGTTGAttgaagccgtgaaaggggagtccgttcggtgaactaaatcatccactgggttcgcccgcctcatgttctctctcatctcatccatggcttttctcatctggtccatctccctcttcaagtgtggcactcttcttgaagcagtaccctttgtctgattttcggactcaacattttctcctccaccttcctgactctggGTTCATCCTTCCGCGTGCCCATTATGGCGCTGCCTCCTTagattgatctccctattcaactcctgattctgacgAGTCAACTCCGCCATAACGGCAGCCATGGActgtatatgttgaacagaaggcggttgcatgacaggcgctgatTGACGATCGCggaggggattactagaagcatccctactcccctgatggcctgggctggtagcccttgatcttgttcgaaccattcagccttttatctgggaaaggctaatcgttgaAAACAGAACAAATATTCGAATGAAAAGGACAATCTGCCTTAGtttctttcccacagacggcgccaactgacgatgcgaagaaaatcagtagactggatgctccaaacttgaaaggactacttgctggtctgaaaaagaaagaaaagcgatcaaggGTGACCGGGGTCGCtagccaagaaccctccaatggcaaagttagttttctctctatatttttggagtttcaactttttgggaaatgtaGAACGTACCTTTTTCTGGTCTGAATggatgtttatatagtgtcctaggaacagttattgggcttgtaacctcccctggatttgaggaggtgcgagAGTTCAAGGATAATTTCCACAAccatttaggagttatattttctcatataacagtcaccggaagttatgcgtatgttACGGAGTGGTGACATGTCCTCAAGAATTTACTTAAGTGTAAagggctcgtccaggggtcctttTGTTGTATATACCTTGCTTCTAAAGGAGGTTGTTCCTCTTATGGACGAACCCCTTCAGGACGAGGTTGATAGCTTCCCTAGGACGAGTAGATGTCGTTGTGCCAAATTCGACTGTgggtgtggatgaccatggacggtctggAGTATTTCATTCCTCATCAAAGACAAATGTCCAAACACCCAAGCGAGCACGCCCAATCTAAGACCGAAGAACTCTTAGGAGCTCGATTATCAAATTCTTTTTAAACTTGTTATAAGCGTCGGAGAAAAGTCTACCCATCAAATTAACATTTAATGATCTAATCTATCATCACTCATTTtgcatatatacaaaataacATCTTTATTATACATTTGCGGTACAGGCGTTTTATTAACCCATCCCCTCGTTTGACTTGAGGGGATGGTTTGTTGTCAAAATTTCCTTATTCATGGAAAATTGCCaatccttaaaataaatctaaatataTGATATACCCCCATTACTTGAGGAAAGAAGGTGTGTTCATCATAACTGTTGGATATGTTCTTAGTGAAAGCATTACAAATCCTAAGAACCAACTTGATTTTCACAATGGCTCTTGTGATTAATCATGTTAGAGATATCTTAACTTAATAGCGTAAGTTCAAGCGCAATCTTTCTATATGTGCAAATCAAGTAtcttacttgtactagaagtttGTTAGGCTAAGATTTAgcctctctatatatatatgtgtgtgtgtgtgttagaaaGTAGgttgtttcaaactttcaatcAACCAAGTTTGAACCTAAATAGATTATAGCTTTTATCTGAAAGATAGATTATAGCTAGCTTTAATTACGGGGATTACAATTTAGATACTGAATTAGATGTTGaagttgaatttatttgatCAGGAATTCCATATTTCCATATCAACTAGTAATGACACTTTGAGTCtaattattttggttttcaGGTTGTTGACCAATCAATTCTACAATTGTCAATTTCACCATTCCTTCCGAGAATATAATCAATGCGGAAATTCTCTAAGCAAGATATGAGATACCATCAACttaatatgttgtaatatttgaCCAAACACCGAAtaactttttgttttaattggccTCTCAATGATATTTTAGACTTATATGCTACAATTTCGTGTTCCTCGTTGATTAATTggacaaaatataaataaataaaaaatgctggtccctctgtttttttttctaaattaagaGTAGTCTCTGAATTGAATCAGTACTTAGTTGCTTGCcacaccaaaaataaataaataaatataaatatttgaaaaattcaaaggATATATTCTATAGATAATGCTGAACTATATATGCACCTATGACCTAGCACATGCTTTCGTCCACAAATCATAATAATAGTGTCCATCCGTGCAACTAAAATCTGCCATCAGCAGGAGCTAGACACAACTTTCCCTCACAACAAGGGAGCAGACTGCCGCTACATCTGCAAAAAGTTACGAATTTTTTGGACtaacaaaattagaataaattaCATGCTGCATTGCATTCCACCACAGTTGTTTTGATCTAGATAAAATTCTAACCAAAAAGAAAGCAGCAATTCATTTTACCCGATTGTAATTAATAGTTACAGCTTACTTGAGttcataaaaaactaaaaataaaaagttacagCTTACTTGCATTCCCATGCACAACCTCATCTTGGATCAAAGCTGGATTTACCACAAACTATTAAAttatccttcttcttttccaCTGTTAGTGTGTGTTTACAAGCCTCTTTGAATACCGAttaattcataaataaatttaattctatatatatatatatataattggatatttttagagaaaaaatcaGTTAGAATGACACCGAGATATAGATTAGAAGATTTAAACATCATGGATCACttgagattttgaaaaataaagaaaaagagatgcTTTTTCTTATAGAGCTTTCATAGGAGCTTCCAACTCTTTTTGAAAATAGATTATTTGATATGTACAACttacatttcaaattttttttaaatagattatttggaaaaaaaaaattgaactttaaaaaagttgaaaatctggagagaaaaaaaagttgattcAAACTGATTCAAATTCATTCATCtactattacaatttttgttacaattttgaTGTGATCAGTTATGAATAGTTGTTTATCACTTATACATAGACTAACTACTTTTTTCTCATTAAGCATAAATCAACTCATCATAATTAcgataaaaattttgtttttacctactttttttcttgttctcttTCAGGATTTAAAAGACATAAAATCTAGtaccacaaaaaaattatgcaacTCTTGCCAATTATATGCGTAAAAAACTTTAGGTAGTAGGttcatgtgaaaataataaGCAACTTATCACAATCTCTCATACTacaaattgtgatttttttttttttttagttaatgtgtgccctaagggcacacattaaacaatccatttttagaaacattttttcgagaattgaaaaaatttgtcaatactttttcaattctcaaaaaaatattagcaAAAACTATTAATCATTGTGTGAATAgcaaaactttcttttttttaatatgtaattcGAAAATTACTCTTGAAAAGAAGGAAAGGAATGTTAAAGcagtaacttttcttttcttggtaaTGATGCAGTCTCCAATAATGCAAATGTAGCAACTTTGTAGTTTTTGGTAACTCAGATGGCCCACAAATGACACAACATACACTTGCCTAGCTTAACTCACATATGCCCTACACAAATATCATGGAAAGAAGAATTCTTATAATCTTTCTTGCTGTCCTGTCTGTACAACAAGTCTCATTTTGTGGTGTGTATATTTATATGCTACACAATCACatatcatctttctttcattctttctctttcaaaacAATCCATCATGACCTCCTCAACTCACAAGCACCAACCACATCAATTACCAAACATGTACGGCGCCACCGCAGCCCCGCCGCCTACGCCCTCGGCGCAGCCTAACATTCCCCTGTCCACGTCAGACGCCGCCGACGCACTCTCCATTCTCCTCCACCGCCTCCCCTCCCCCACTCTCACTCTCCCCACGCGCCGCTCACCCCCCGCCACGTGTGCCCCCACTCTCTCTCTTAATAACAGTACTGCAGCTGCTACTCTACTCGATGACCTGCTCTCCGCCTCGTCCCAACTCGGTTTCTTCCAACTCACCGATCATTCCCTCACTTCCCAACTCGCTCGCTCGGCCGAGTCTGACTCGCTCGCGCTCTTTGACCTTCCCAAGGACAAGAAAGAATCGTCGTTTCCCAAGAACTGGCCTTTCGGCTACGAAGTTAACGACGACGACGAGGACGAAGAACAACACGGCGAGTCGTTCCGCTTGGATTCGACGTGTTCGACTGAGTCAACCGAGTTGCCTCCTGCGTTGGACTCGTTGCGCGAGTTCACTCTTGCTATGGAGAAGCTCGGGGTGAGGATCGTTGAACTGCTTTGTAGTGCAGTGGGGTTTGAGAATCCTTTAAAGGAGGATCCGACCCGGTTTTGTTCACTTATGTGGATTACTGAAGGTGTACCCGGCAATAAACCGGTGTTATCGGGTGGGTTTTACCCGTATATTGTGGGCCTACAGTATCAAATCAGGTGCCAGAAGTATTCACTGTTGGCGGATTCGGGTTGGGTTTCTGTGTCGCCCCAAGTAGACTCGGTTATGGTAACGCTTGGTGACATTGCTCATGTgagttttatattttgtattttacttg from Castanea sativa cultivar Marrone di Chiusa Pesio chromosome 6, ASM4071231v1 includes:
- the LOC142638516 gene encoding 1-aminocyclopropane-1-carboxylate oxidase 1; this translates as MTSSTHKHQPHQLPNMYGATAAPPPTPSAQPNIPLSTSDAADALSILLHRLPSPTLTLPTRRSPPATCAPTLSLNNSTAAATLLDDLLSASSQLGFFQLTDHSLTSQLARSAESDSLALFDLPKDKKESSFPKNWPFGYEVNDDDEDEEQHGESFRLDSTCSTESTELPPALDSLREFTLAMEKLGVRIVELLCSAVGFENPLKEDPTRFCSLMWITEGVPGNKPVLSGGFYPYIVGLQYQIRCQKYSLLADSGWVSVSPQVDSVMVTLGDIAHVWSNGKLKKVRGRPVAHLGDTNNTRCISMTLLVTLPTDSTISPLLPKLVGSNEDEIEKDEEQSDGSSGEREERLFNSFSFEDYAWRVYHERILFKDPLDRYRI